The DNA region TTTTGGCTCCCccatgaggcatgcaggatcttagttccttgaccaaggattgaacccgtgtcccctgcagtggaaacttggagtcttaaccactacgccaccagggaagtccctaggctCCCTTTTCTGGGAGGCTTTTTAAAAGGCAGGTATAAATCTCATGTCAATCTAATCCTGTGCTCTGACCTCAAGCGTTATTCCAAAGTCACCTCATCGTGATTCGTTTTCAACTTCTTTTGCCCCAGCTTGCTGTCAGAAAGTTCCTTCTCATCATCACCATTACTGCCACCCACTTTCCTGAGTGCCCATTAGCCTGGCAAGAAGCTAAAGATTAGGGATACAAGGAAGTGGGCCTGGGACTTAGGAACTCATTAAGTGTTTGCTGAGAGAGCGAGTAAATGAATGATGATCATTCCCCCGAGTTACTTAAGCATCTCGGGTACCCTCTGCTCATCTGTAACCAAAAATAAAGAGTTCTAGCCTTACAGAATCTGTGGGAGAATAAAATGAGTTACTGTTGgtacttccttgatggtccagtggttaagaatcctccttgcaaatcaggggacacaggttccatccttggtccaggaatatcccacatgcctcagagcaactaagcccctgagccTACTGAGGCCTGCAAGTCCTAGAGTCAtgctccacaagggaagccattgcAAGGAGAAGCCTTCATACCATAACAAAGAGTGGCTCCTGCTTGCCGCAATTAAAGAAAgctcacatgcagcaatgaagacccactatggtcaaaaaattaaataaataattttttttttaataaaaaagaatccaccatccaatgcaggggacccaggttccatccctggttggggaactaagatcgcatatgctgtggagcaactccACATGCTCACTGCatgctcattgcaactagagagcccatgctctgcaactagagagaaagccCGCAAGCCACAATGAATCCTTCCTCCCCCCAAAAGAAGAAGCTAACCATACACAGTTCAattcagagttcagttcagtcgctcagtcgtgtccaactctttgcaaccccatgcactgcagcacaccaggcttccctgtccatcaccaactcctggagtttgcttaaactcatgatGCCatcatcatctcatcctctgtcatcccctactcctcttgccttcaatttttcccagcatccgggtcttttccagtgagtcagttcttctcatcaggtggccaaagtactggcgcttccccttcagcatcagcccttctaatgaatattcaggactgatttcctttaggatggactggttggatctctttgcagtcctagagactcaagagtcttctccatcaccacaaaagcagcaattcttcagcgctcagctttctttatgatccaaacaTTAACAAAAAGAGTTAATGTCTGTCAAGTGCTTTGCAAAATTAGTTAGTATACAGAGctataatattataaaagaaatggATTAAGTGTTCTTGGTTTTCTAAGCAGGGATTCTCAGAGATGGGTTTCCTTTGCCCAGGGCTTACTGGCCTGAGTGCTAGGTCAAGGAGGAGGTCACTGGGAAAATGGAGAAGGGCTTTGGCTGGCATCTGGATCAGTGATTGCCCAGCACTGTCTCTCAGGAGCAGTAGCCCAAAGCCCCCAGCTGACTGCTGCCCCTGCCTGCTCCAGGGGACGAACACACCCAGCTTAGAGAGGAGCTCCAGTACCGCCCCAGCCAAAGACTCCCTTGTGTGCCATGCCAAGGGCCTTGACCAGGACACCTTCAAAATTGTGAGTAAGGGGCCAGCCTGGGACTTATACCCTGTTTCCCACAGGTCAGGAGACGTGGGTCAGAAGCTGGCAGGCCTCAGATCCATAGTTCATGGCCCCACTGGATGCACCCTTGGGAAGGAAGAGGCCTTCTCACATAACACTGGGTCGGAAGGGCTGCAGCTGGGCCAACCTACTGGCTATGTGGGGCTGtccatctttctcttctttctcctatgGCCCCTCACTTCCCCTGTTGCTTCCTCAGTGTAAAGAATATCTAAGGCCACTGAAGAAGTTCCTGCGAAAGCTGCACCTGCCGAAGGACCTTCCCCAGAAGAAAAAACTGAAGTACGTGAAGCAGAGCCTGGTGGTCCTAGGGGACCACATCAACACCTTTCTGCAGCACTACTGCCGAGCCTGGGAAATCAAGCACTGGAAGAAGTAGGACAGCCTCCCTACCCTGACCATGATCCTCTCTCCTGGTCCACTCCCTCCAGAATCGAGGTCACACCTTAGTGAAAATCTCCTAGTCCTTCATCTTAGTGTGGAAGGGTCAGGATCCTGGAGTGAGTGTGGTGAAGAGGGGTGGAGAGAACAGTGTCCTCTAGTGACCCAGGGCAGCACTAAATGGATAAAGGACTCCCCTCACCCAGGGatgggagttcagttcagttccattgctcagtcgtttctgactctttgtgaccccatggacccctttggaccccatggacagcacaccaggcctccctgtccatcaccaactctcagagtttactcaaactcatgtcaattgagtgggtgatgccatccaaccatctcatcttctgttgcccccttctcctcctgccttcaatctttcccagcatcagggtcttttccaatgagtcagctctttgcatcatgtggccaaagtattggagtttcagtttcaacatcagtccttccagtgaatattcaggactgatttcctttaggatggactggttggatctccttgcagtcccagggactctcaagagtcttctccaacaccacagttcaaaagcatcaattgttcagcactcagctttctttatggtccaactgtcagatccatacatgactactggaaaaatcatagccttggctataggatctttgttggcaaagtaatgcctctgctttttaatatgctgtctaggttggtcataactttccttccaaggagaaagtgtcttttaatttcatggctacagtcaccatctgcagtgattttggagcccccaaaaataaactctgccactgtttccactgtttctgcatctatttgccatgaagtgatgggaccagatgccaagatcttagttttctgaatattgagttttaagccaactttttcactctcctctttcactttcatcaagaggctctttagttcttcttcactttctgccataagggtggtgtcatctgcatatctgaggttattgatatttctcccagcaatcttgattccagcttgtgcttcctccagcccagcgtttctcatgatgtactctgcatagaagttaaataagcagggtgacaatatacaggcttgacgtactcctttccctatctggaaccGGGGTGGGAGGAGTGGGGGAAAGAACTCTGATAGAATAACTGCTGTGAGCTGTGGGTGCTCATCACCAAATACAGGGGATTCaaggcctggagaatcctgccCTCCATGCGCCCAACCAAAAATTCAGCGGCAGGGGTGGTCCCCTGATGGTCCTGGCCATAAGGCCGGTGCGCCCCCTCAGCCTCGGCCCCGCCCCCTCAGCCTCGGCCCCGCCCTCTCAGCCTTGGTTCCCCTCCGCTGCAGGATGCTCTGGCGGTTTGTCTCCCTCTTCTCAGAGCTGGAGGCGAAGCAGCTTCGCAAACTCTACAAGTACACCAAGAACAACCAGACGGCCAAGTTCCTGGTGAGTCTCCCCCCGGGCCGGCAGAGGGCTGGGTGGCGTGTTCTTAAATTGTAGGGAGAGGTCTGAGCCTGAAgggctgtgttttgtttttttgttttggccacagcacGTGGCCtgaaggatcttagttacctgaccagggatggaatctgggccCCCAGGGGTGAAAGCCCGGAATCCTCAacactggactggcagggaattTCCTGAAGAGCCCTCTGACAGAACAAGTACTCTTTAGTCCTTCCCGTGCTCATTGCCTGAGGAAGACTCCACCGCCACCGGGGTGGGCACGGGGTGGGGTTCATGGGGCCAGAGACTCAGcttcaccctccacccccacacccTGCGGTGAGCGGGCGCAGGGACGTTCCTGAGGAGCCGTGGGTGGGGGCGACCCAGGCCAGGCAGAAAGGCCTAGCCAGCTTGGGGGAGGCTATGGAGACCATTGCAAACGCCAGAGGATAAATATACCGGGCAGGCTTTGTCCCAAAACAGTGACTCTCAAACATTTTAGTCCCAGATCACTTCTCCCCTCTTAATTTTTAtggtgcttagttgctaagttgtgtccaactctttgcgaccccatggactgcagcctgacagaCTCCTtggtccataggatttcccaggaaagaatgctggagtgggttgccatttccctctccaggagatcttcccaacccaggaatcaaacctgtgtcttctacattggcatgcatgttctttaccactgagccaccagggaagcccataaccccCCAAAACATGTGTTCGTATAGGTTACATCTATTGATATTTGCCCTACTAGAAAgtaaagctaaagaaaaaattcaaaatgtgtatctattaatcatttaaaaatcaaggagCCCACTATATGTTAACATTTTCATGAGAGATaactatattttccaaaacaaatttaGTGAGAGGAGTGACATTGCTTTCTATTTTTGCAGATCTCTTTAGTGTCTGGCTTAATAAAAGACACTTGGCTTCTCATATCTGCTTTTGCTCAGTCTCTTACGATATAGTGAGTTGATACATAAGAAAATCCAGCCTcctactgatatatatatatatcagtatatatataattattaatagaaaGGAGAGGAGTATTTTATGAGTGTTTTCAGAtaaaggtgaatttttttttgacaCCAAAACTCAGCAAGTAGCAGTTACTTAATTGCAGTGTTGAATCTGAAACCATATCAATGAATGTTTGTTTATTaagctgtttgtttttgttttttaccacaTTACAcagcagggtcttagttccctgaccaggactgaacccatgcttcctgcagagcaagtgcagagtcctaaccactggaccatcgggGAATTCCTtcaatgaatgttttaaaatagactctttttaaaaaagcagttttaggtttatagaaTAATTGGGGGTAAAGCACAGAGTTCCCATATTCCACCCTTTCCTGTTTTCCTTATTAACACCTTGCATTAGAGAGGTACATTCGTATCTTTGATGAACCAATATGGATAcactattaataaataatgtCCATGGTTTACATTAAGGTTCATTCCTTGTTTTGTACATTCTGTAGGTTTTGACAAATATACAGTagcatgtatccaccattacagtggaaaaaggaaaagcctcattgccctaaaaatccccaatgctctgcctattcatcccctccttctcccctcaaggcccttggcaaccactgatctttttactgtctccatagtttttccttttctggactGTATAATTGGAAggtatagttggaatcatacagtatgtagccttttcagatttgTTATCAATGAACTTTTTACACTAGGTTACATTAGAATCCATTGATTTCTCTCCTGCACTCTGAGTGGATCCCACTTTCAAGGGGTCTGTGAGGTTAGAATATTTCACAGAGCaccctttgagaaccactgtccaaAAGAATAATTAGAGGGAACAGTTTTATGGGCCAGGAGATTTTATGTTCCTTCATGTCATTCTTCAAAAGTAACCCTAGGTGGTAAGTAGAATTATTGTCCAGAGTGTATAAATGAAGGTGCCAAATCTAGGGAGGTGAAGGAACTTGATCCAGACCATGCAGCAAATGGAAAGGATAGAGCTGGGTTCAAACATAATCTCATTCAAAGGAGAGCCCTCCTCTGACCTTATCCTGCCCATTGTTCCAGCTGGGCAGCTATAATGGCAtcctctgatagctcagttggtaaagaatcctcctgcaatgcaggagacctggttcaattcctgggtccagaagatctgctggagaagggataggctccactccagtattcttgggcttcccttgtggttcagctggtaaagaatccgcctgcaatgcaggagacgcgggttcaatccccgggttgggacgatcccttggagaagggaaaggctacccactccagtattctggcctggagaa from Cervus canadensis isolate Bull #8, Minnesota chromosome 1, ASM1932006v1, whole genome shotgun sequence includes:
- the C1H17orf64 gene encoding uncharacterized protein C17orf64 homolog, whose amino-acid sequence is MEASDGQAGEREEPLEQGTNTPSLERSSSTAPAKDSLVCHAKGLDQDTFKICKEYLRPLKKFLRKLHLPKDLPQKKKLKYVKQSLVVLGDHINTFLQHYCRAWEIKHWKKMLWRFVSLFSELEAKQLRKLYKYTKNNQTAKFLVTFCPLDAPESSLLADQEDSLPKLCTAWGLHSDLSGMKERLSKLQAPGHPACLLEEPRARGPFGRGSKLPEKPKLKRKRIKEAPDTPETCP